One stretch of Comamonas testosteroni DNA includes these proteins:
- a CDS encoding TRAP transporter small permease produces MSEDRKEAQGRKPWLKRLAEGLMVLALAGMVVAVFVNVVLRYVFHTSIVSYEEISRLLFVWLVAIGAIVAAFEGAHLGFDMVTSRVGPITRKVLFWVSQLLIGACMALLLWGSWEQVVAGWSSYSTVLGYPLALGAAATLVLAIGMLLVVVRDMLRGTPAESSETSVE; encoded by the coding sequence ATGTCTGAAGATCGCAAAGAGGCACAGGGCCGCAAGCCATGGCTCAAGCGCCTGGCCGAAGGCCTGATGGTGCTGGCCCTGGCCGGCATGGTGGTTGCCGTTTTCGTCAACGTGGTACTGCGCTACGTTTTCCACACCAGCATCGTCTCCTATGAAGAGATCTCGCGCCTGCTGTTTGTGTGGCTGGTGGCCATCGGCGCCATCGTGGCGGCTTTCGAAGGCGCCCACCTGGGCTTCGACATGGTGACATCGCGGGTCGGCCCGATCACCCGCAAAGTCCTGTTCTGGGTCTCGCAACTGCTGATCGGCGCCTGCATGGCCCTGCTGCTATGGGGCTCCTGGGAGCAGGTCGTTGCCGGCTGGAGCAGCTACAGCACCGTGCTGGGCTATCCCCTGGCTCTGGGCGCAGCGGCGACGCTGGTGCTGGCCATAGGCATGCTGCTGGTCGTGGTGCGCGACATGCTGCGCGGCACCCCGGCCGAATCTTCTGAAACCAGCGTGGAGTAA
- a CDS encoding TRAP transporter large permease: protein MIVTLIFLAVLIGGMVIGMPIAHALILTGVALMWHLDFFDTQLLAQNLQAGFDNFPLLAVPFFILAGELMNAGGLSRRIIDLARAFVGHIPGGLGYVAIGAAVLLASMSGSAIADTAALATILLPMMRDQKYPDSYSAGLLASGGIIAPIIPPSMPFVIYGVTTNTSISKLFLSGVVPGLFMGSFLIAAWWFIARKYQLTSGERVSWGQRLKALAKSFWAMMMPVIILGGLKGGVFTPTEAAVVAAVYALFVSMVVYREMSWSRLYEVFLGASKTTAVVMFLCGAATVTAYMITLADLPNMLADSFSGLLDQPMLFMAVMMLFLLVVGTAMDLTPTILIFGPVCAPLAVKAGIDPVYFGFMFIYVGCIGLITPPVGTVQNVVAGVGRLRMETVIKGTNPFLMVYVLLAVLFVIFPQLVTGPLKWMH from the coding sequence ATGATCGTTACCCTGATTTTTCTCGCCGTGCTGATCGGCGGCATGGTGATCGGCATGCCGATTGCCCATGCACTGATACTCACCGGCGTCGCCCTGATGTGGCACCTGGACTTTTTCGACACCCAGCTGCTCGCACAGAATCTGCAAGCCGGGTTCGACAACTTCCCGCTGCTGGCCGTGCCCTTCTTCATCCTCGCGGGTGAGCTGATGAATGCGGGCGGCCTGTCGCGCCGCATCATCGATCTGGCCCGCGCCTTTGTCGGTCATATTCCGGGCGGCCTGGGTTATGTGGCCATCGGTGCGGCCGTGCTGCTGGCCTCGATGAGCGGATCGGCCATTGCCGACACTGCCGCGCTGGCCACCATCCTGCTGCCGATGATGCGCGACCAGAAGTATCCCGACAGCTACAGCGCCGGCCTGCTGGCTTCGGGCGGCATCATCGCCCCCATCATTCCGCCTTCGATGCCGTTCGTGATCTACGGCGTCACCACCAACACCTCCATCAGCAAGCTGTTTCTCTCAGGCGTCGTGCCCGGCCTGTTCATGGGCAGCTTTCTGATTGCCGCCTGGTGGTTCATTGCGCGCAAATACCAGCTGACCTCGGGTGAGCGCGTGAGCTGGGGCCAGCGCCTCAAGGCACTGGCCAAGAGCTTCTGGGCCATGATGATGCCGGTCATCATCCTGGGCGGCCTCAAGGGTGGCGTTTTCACGCCGACCGAAGCCGCCGTGGTGGCCGCGGTCTACGCGCTGTTTGTCTCCATGGTGGTCTACAGGGAGATGAGCTGGAGCAGGCTCTACGAAGTCTTCCTGGGCGCATCCAAAACCACCGCCGTGGTGATGTTCCTTTGCGGCGCAGCCACCGTGACCGCCTACATGATCACGCTCGCCGACCTGCCCAATATGCTGGCCGACAGCTTCTCGGGCCTGCTGGATCAGCCCATGCTCTTCATGGCCGTGATGATGCTTTTCCTGCTCGTGGTCGGTACCGCCATGGATCTGACCCCGACCATTCTGATCTTCGGTCCGGTCTGCGCGCCGCTGGCCGTCAAGGCCGGCATCGATCCCGTGTACTTCGGCTTCATGTTCATCTATGTGGGCTGTATCGGCCTGATCACCCCCCCGGTGGGCACGGTACAGAACGTGGTGGCCGGGGTAGGCAGGCTGCGCATGGAAACCGTGATCAAGGGCACCAATCCCTTCCTCATGGTCTATGTGCTGCTGGCCGTGCTCTTCGTGATCTTCCCGCAGTTGGTCACGGGCCCGCTCAAATGGATGCACTGA
- a CDS encoding TRAP transporter substrate-binding protein produces MRIKFAVAGLTAMLLAAGAVQAQDFKPRLVRFGYGLVEDSNQGRAVRMFAKEVEKASGGKMKVRAIGNASLGSDTQMQQALIGGAQEMMVGSTATLVGLSPEMAIWDTPFLFANTKEADAVLDGPVGEKVKATLEPKGMVGLVYWENGFRNLTNNKRPITKLEDLQDVKLRVMQNNVFLDSFKTLGANAVPLPFSELFTALETKAVDGQENPFNTVLSSKFYEVQKYLTVSNHVYSPWIVTVSKKWWDTLSPAEKKVLQDAAIKSREFERKDTREEAAKALAEIKTKGMQVNELPAAEAGRMRDKLGTVNAGIAKSVGQGTWDSVQNAVKQARAK; encoded by the coding sequence ATGCGTATCAAATTTGCAGTCGCGGGCCTCACGGCAATGTTGCTGGCCGCAGGTGCCGTTCAGGCACAGGACTTCAAGCCCCGCCTGGTGCGGTTTGGCTATGGTCTGGTGGAGGACTCCAACCAGGGACGTGCCGTGCGCATGTTCGCCAAGGAAGTGGAAAAGGCCAGTGGCGGCAAGATGAAAGTCCGCGCCATCGGCAATGCCTCCCTGGGCTCGGACACGCAGATGCAGCAGGCCCTGATCGGCGGCGCCCAGGAAATGATGGTCGGCTCCACCGCCACGCTGGTGGGCCTGTCGCCCGAGATGGCGATCTGGGACACTCCATTTCTGTTTGCCAACACCAAGGAGGCCGATGCCGTGCTGGACGGCCCCGTGGGAGAGAAGGTCAAGGCCACTCTGGAGCCCAAGGGCATGGTCGGTCTGGTCTATTGGGAAAACGGCTTTCGCAATCTGACCAACAACAAGCGCCCCATCACCAAGCTGGAAGATCTGCAGGACGTGAAGCTGCGCGTGATGCAGAACAACGTCTTCCTGGACAGCTTCAAGACCCTGGGCGCCAATGCCGTTCCCCTGCCCTTCTCCGAGCTGTTCACGGCGCTGGAAACCAAGGCCGTTGACGGTCAGGAAAACCCCTTCAACACGGTGCTGTCGAGCAAGTTCTATGAAGTGCAGAAGTACCTGACCGTCTCCAACCATGTCTACAGCCCCTGGATCGTGACGGTCAGCAAGAAGTGGTGGGACACGCTGAGCCCTGCCGAGAAGAAGGTGCTGCAGGATGCGGCAATCAAGAGCCGTGAATTCGAGCGCAAGGACACGCGCGAAGAAGCCGCCAAGGCCCTGGCCGAGATCAAGACCAAGGGCATGCAGGTCAACGAACTGCCAGCCGCCGAAGCAGGCCGCATGCGCGACAAGCTCGGCACCGTCAATGCCGGCATTGCCAAGTCCGTGGGTCAAGGCACCTGGGATTCTGTGCAGAACGCCGTCAAGCAAGCCCGCGCCAAATAA
- the edd gene encoding phosphogluconate dehydratase, which translates to MALHPVLDQVTRRIQERSRASRSDYLAQVDAMAARPPQVRTMGCANVAHAFAALPGTDKIRIIEEKGPNVGIVTAYNDVLSAHAPFAHYPDILKDEARRNGATAQVAGGVPAMCDGVTQGMPGMELSLFSRDTIAMSTAVALTHDTFDAALMLGVCDKIVPGLLIGALHFGHLPMVFVPAGPMTSGLSNSDKAKVREQAAQGLVGRQELLAAENAAYHDQGTCTFYGTANSNQMLLEAMGLHVPGTAFINPADAERELLTREAMRTVLSITRGRRFAPIGHVVDERCIVNAMVALLATGGSTNHLIHWVAVARAAGIVIDWDDFEQLSAVVPLLARVYPNGSADVNQFQAAGGPGYVIAQLLQAGLMHGDVLTVRPEGLTAFGRLPHVENHQLQWRDAGSSGDEAVLRPVSHPFSPTGGLKLLKGNLGRSVIKISAVPEDRHALRAPAWVFDSQDELQAAFRSGALEQACQTNGFNGVVCVVRWQGPQANGMPELHKLTPPLAVLQGKGYVVALVTDGRMSGASGKVPAAIHVSPEALAGGPLAKVQSGDIIVLDAPTGLLQAELTDAEWETRPLAIMPTALQQANHRGLGRELFAGFRRNALSAEEGACTWLLK; encoded by the coding sequence ATGGCACTTCACCCCGTTCTGGACCAGGTGACGCGGCGCATCCAGGAGCGCAGCCGCGCCAGCCGCTCCGACTACCTGGCACAGGTCGATGCCATGGCCGCGCGCCCTCCACAAGTACGCACCATGGGCTGCGCCAATGTGGCCCATGCCTTTGCGGCTCTGCCCGGTACGGACAAGATCCGCATCATTGAGGAAAAAGGCCCCAATGTCGGCATCGTCACGGCCTATAACGATGTGCTCTCCGCCCATGCGCCGTTTGCGCATTACCCCGATATTCTGAAGGACGAGGCCAGACGCAACGGCGCAACGGCCCAGGTCGCCGGCGGTGTACCCGCCATGTGCGACGGAGTGACCCAGGGCATGCCCGGCATGGAGCTGAGCCTGTTCAGCCGCGACACGATTGCCATGTCCACCGCCGTGGCTCTCACGCACGACACTTTCGATGCGGCCCTGATGCTGGGCGTCTGCGACAAGATCGTTCCTGGCCTGCTCATCGGCGCCCTGCATTTCGGCCACCTGCCCATGGTGTTCGTGCCTGCAGGCCCCATGACTTCGGGCCTGTCCAACAGCGACAAGGCCAAGGTGCGCGAGCAGGCGGCCCAGGGCCTGGTCGGCCGGCAGGAGCTGCTGGCCGCAGAAAACGCGGCCTACCACGACCAGGGCACCTGCACCTTCTACGGCACGGCCAACAGCAATCAGATGCTGCTGGAAGCCATGGGCTTGCATGTTCCCGGCACAGCCTTCATCAACCCCGCCGACGCGGAGCGCGAACTGCTTACACGAGAAGCCATGCGTACCGTGCTGTCCATCACCCGGGGCCGTCGCTTTGCCCCCATAGGGCATGTCGTGGACGAGCGCTGCATCGTCAACGCCATGGTGGCCCTGCTGGCCACCGGCGGCTCCACCAATCACCTGATCCACTGGGTCGCCGTGGCCCGAGCTGCCGGCATCGTCATCGACTGGGATGACTTCGAGCAGCTGTCTGCGGTAGTTCCCCTGCTGGCCCGCGTCTACCCCAATGGCAGCGCCGATGTGAATCAGTTCCAGGCCGCAGGCGGCCCCGGCTACGTGATCGCCCAGTTGCTTCAGGCCGGACTCATGCATGGCGACGTGCTCACGGTGAGGCCCGAGGGACTGACGGCCTTCGGGCGCCTCCCCCATGTCGAAAACCATCAACTGCAATGGCGAGATGCGGGCAGCTCCGGCGATGAAGCCGTGCTGCGCCCTGTCAGCCATCCCTTCAGCCCTACGGGTGGCTTGAAACTGCTCAAAGGCAATCTTGGCCGCAGTGTCATCAAGATCAGCGCCGTACCTGAGGATCGCCACGCATTGCGGGCACCGGCATGGGTCTTTGATTCGCAGGATGAATTGCAGGCGGCCTTCAGATCCGGTGCGCTGGAGCAGGCCTGCCAGACCAATGGTTTCAATGGTGTCGTCTGTGTGGTGCGCTGGCAGGGACCGCAGGCCAATGGCATGCCCGAGCTGCACAAGCTCACCCCTCCGCTGGCCGTTCTGCAAGGCAAGGGCTATGTCGTGGCCCTGGTCACCGACGGCCGCATGAGCGGCGCATCGGGCAAGGTTCCGGCCGCCATTCATGTCAGTCCCGAAGCACTGGCCGGCGGCCCGCTGGCCAAGGTGCAAAGCGGCGACATCATCGTGCTCGATGCCCCCACCGGCCTGCTGCAGGCCGAGCTGACGGATGCCGAATGGGAAACCAGGCCGCTGGCCATCATGCCGACCGCGCTGCAACAAGCCAATCACCGCGGCCTGGGCCGTGAACTGTTTGCCGGATTCCGGCGCAATGCGCTGAGCGCAGAGGAAGGAGCTTGCACATGGCTGCTCAAATGA
- the eda gene encoding bifunctional 4-hydroxy-2-oxoglutarate aldolase/2-dehydro-3-deoxy-phosphogluconate aldolase produces MAAQMTALSIMQDAPVIPVIVLHKAEHAVPMAEALLAGGIRVLEVTLRTPQGLACIEAIARQLPEAIVGAGTVRNAADAAAAARAGARFAVSPGYTGKLGQACRDLNLPLLPGVATSSEIMMAQEDGFTELKFFPAVQSGGIQMLKAWQGPFGELRFCPTGGISPSNAAEFLALSNVVCVGGSWLVPASAVESGNWSLITELAQATQALRSPRTA; encoded by the coding sequence ATGGCTGCTCAAATGACCGCCTTGTCCATCATGCAGGATGCACCGGTGATTCCGGTCATCGTGCTGCACAAAGCAGAGCATGCAGTGCCCATGGCCGAAGCACTGCTGGCAGGCGGCATCAGGGTTCTGGAGGTCACGCTGCGCACGCCTCAGGGCCTGGCCTGCATAGAGGCCATCGCCAGGCAGCTGCCCGAAGCCATCGTCGGTGCGGGCACCGTGCGCAATGCGGCCGATGCCGCAGCGGCGGCCCGGGCCGGCGCCAGGTTTGCCGTCAGCCCCGGCTACACCGGCAAGCTGGGCCAGGCCTGCCGCGATCTGAACCTGCCGCTGCTGCCCGGCGTCGCAACCAGCAGCGAAATCATGATGGCTCAGGAAGATGGTTTTACCGAGCTCAAGTTCTTCCCCGCCGTGCAGTCGGGCGGCATCCAGATGCTCAAGGCCTGGCAAGGTCCGTTCGGAGAGCTGCGTTTTTGTCCCACTGGCGGCATTTCGCCCAGCAACGCGGCGGAGTTTCTGGCGCTGTCCAATGTGGTCTGCGTGGGCGGCTCCTGGCTGGTCCCCGCCAGTGCCGTGGAGAGTGGCAACTGGTCACTCATCACCGAACTGGCCCAGGCCACGCAGGCGCTGAGAAGCCCCCGAACGGCCTGA
- the cydX gene encoding cytochrome bd-I oxidase subunit CydX, whose amino-acid sequence MWYFAWLLGLPLAAAFAVLNAIWFELMDDEATRRKLLERTNSLPDA is encoded by the coding sequence ATGTGGTATTTCGCCTGGTTGCTGGGTCTGCCGCTGGCAGCAGCCTTTGCCGTGCTCAATGCGATCTGGTTCGAACTGATGGATGACGAGGCAACGCGCCGCAAGCTTCTGGAGCGAACCAATTCGCTGCCGGACGCCTGA
- the cydB gene encoding cytochrome d ubiquinol oxidase subunit II produces MILHELISYDVLRLIWWLLLGVLLVGFAVTDGFDLGAMGLLRATAKTDVERRTAINSVGPVWEGNQVWLILGGGAIFAAWPQLYAVSFSGFYLAMFAVLVPLILRPVAFKFRSKHEDAAWRNRWDWVLCITGLVPALLFGVAVGNVILGVPFRLGDDMRIYYDGSFFGLLTPFALLCGLVSLSMLLMHGAAWLMFKTDGEVASRAVRYGSLFAVLTTLLFAAAGLWLATGINGYVITSEINPVGPSNPLNKTAAVAAGAWMANFKSYPLLWLVPGIGLLMPLIVAAGLRSRREWLALLASGLAIAGIILTVGAAMFPMILPSSIDPRFSLTVWDSSSSHVVLFIMLVCVLIFLPLILAYTSWVYSVLRGKVDVKAIVTGQGHSY; encoded by the coding sequence ATGATCTTGCATGAACTGATTTCATATGACGTGCTGCGCCTCATCTGGTGGCTGCTGCTTGGCGTGCTGCTGGTGGGCTTTGCCGTCACCGATGGCTTCGACCTCGGCGCCATGGGCCTGTTGCGCGCTACGGCCAAGACCGATGTCGAGCGCCGCACGGCCATCAACTCCGTCGGACCCGTGTGGGAAGGCAATCAGGTGTGGCTGATTCTGGGTGGCGGCGCCATCTTTGCGGCCTGGCCTCAGCTCTATGCCGTGTCCTTTTCGGGCTTCTACCTGGCCATGTTTGCCGTGCTGGTACCCCTGATCCTGCGTCCCGTGGCGTTCAAGTTCCGCAGCAAACATGAAGATGCGGCCTGGCGCAACCGCTGGGACTGGGTGCTGTGCATCACGGGTCTGGTGCCTGCACTGCTGTTCGGGGTGGCCGTGGGCAATGTGATTCTCGGCGTGCCATTTCGTCTGGGTGACGATATGCGCATTTACTACGATGGCAGTTTCTTTGGTCTGCTCACGCCTTTTGCACTGCTGTGTGGTCTGGTCTCGCTGTCCATGCTGCTCATGCATGGTGCGGCCTGGCTGATGTTCAAGACCGATGGCGAAGTCGCGAGCCGCGCGGTCCGCTATGGCAGCCTGTTTGCCGTGCTGACCACCTTGCTGTTTGCGGCTGCCGGCCTGTGGCTGGCTACGGGCATCAACGGCTATGTGATTACCAGCGAGATCAACCCCGTCGGTCCCTCCAACCCCTTGAACAAGACTGCAGCCGTGGCGGCCGGTGCATGGATGGCCAACTTCAAGTCCTATCCCTTGCTCTGGCTGGTGCCTGGTATCGGCCTGCTCATGCCGCTGATCGTGGCTGCCGGCTTGCGCAGCCGTCGCGAGTGGCTGGCACTGCTGGCAAGCGGCCTGGCGATTGCCGGAATCATCCTGACCGTGGGTGCAGCCATGTTCCCCATGATCCTGCCCTCCAGCATCGATCCGCGCTTCAGTCTGACGGTCTGGGACTCGTCCTCCAGCCATGTCGTGCTCTTCATCATGCTGGTTTGCGTGCTGATCTTCCTGCCCTTGATCCTGGCCTACACCAGCTGGGTGTACTCGGTGCTGCGAGGCAAGGTGGACGTGAAAGCCATCGTGACCGGCCAGGGCCACTCGTATTGA
- a CDS encoding cytochrome ubiquinol oxidase subunit I — translation MDLDIVDLSRLQFAITALYHFLFVPLTLGLSILVAIMETVYVMTGRAIWRDMTKFWGVLFGINFAMGVATGVVMEFQFGMNWSYYSHYVGDIFGAPLAIEGLMAFFLEATFVGLFFFGWDRLSKVKHLIVTCLMAIGTNFSALWILVANGWMQNPVGATFNPQTMRMEVNDFFAVLTNPVAQAKFVHTVSAGYVMASLFVLGISAWYLLKGRHIHLAKRSMTVAASFGLAASLSVVVLGDESGYLSSEHQKMKLASIEAMWETEPAPASFTAFGFPDREARETHFAVHIPWVMGLIGTRSLDTQIPGINELVKSAEGNIRNGIDAYDALQTIRKARTDAEIPAEARLRFENNGANLGYALLLMRYVDDPRKATEAQIHQAAMDTVPPVGPLFWTFRIMVALGMFFIVLTGTFFWLAARHRLDAYPWLLKVAVFSIPLPWIAAECGWVVAELGRQPWIIEGVLPTAMAVSNLGAKTLLLTIAGFVLIYTVLLVIELKLMVKAIKKGPEHESEPHLSLYEPMIKKLARGQS, via the coding sequence ATGGACCTCGATATCGTCGATTTATCGCGACTGCAGTTTGCGATAACGGCGCTTTACCACTTTCTGTTTGTGCCGCTGACACTGGGCCTGTCCATACTCGTCGCCATCATGGAGACGGTGTATGTGATGACCGGCCGTGCCATCTGGCGCGACATGACCAAGTTCTGGGGCGTGCTGTTCGGCATCAACTTCGCCATGGGTGTGGCAACCGGCGTGGTGATGGAGTTCCAGTTCGGCATGAACTGGAGCTACTACAGCCACTATGTGGGCGACATCTTTGGTGCGCCACTGGCGATCGAGGGTTTGATGGCCTTCTTCCTGGAAGCGACCTTTGTCGGCCTGTTCTTCTTTGGTTGGGATCGCCTCTCCAAGGTCAAGCACCTTATCGTCACCTGCCTGATGGCCATAGGCACCAACTTTTCGGCACTATGGATTCTGGTCGCCAATGGCTGGATGCAAAACCCCGTGGGGGCGACTTTCAACCCCCAGACCATGCGCATGGAAGTGAATGACTTCTTTGCCGTGCTCACCAATCCCGTGGCGCAGGCCAAGTTTGTGCACACGGTGTCGGCGGGCTACGTCATGGCCTCCCTGTTCGTACTGGGCATTTCGGCGTGGTATCTGCTCAAGGGTCGTCACATCCATCTGGCCAAGCGCTCGATGACGGTGGCCGCGTCCTTTGGTCTGGCGGCTTCGCTGTCGGTGGTCGTGCTGGGTGACGAATCCGGCTATCTGTCATCCGAACATCAGAAAATGAAGCTGGCGTCGATCGAAGCCATGTGGGAGACCGAGCCCGCACCTGCTTCCTTCACGGCCTTTGGTTTCCCCGATCGCGAGGCCCGCGAGACCCACTTTGCCGTGCACATCCCGTGGGTCATGGGTCTGATCGGCACGCGTTCGCTGGACACCCAAATTCCCGGCATCAACGAACTGGTCAAGAGCGCCGAGGGCAATATCCGCAACGGTATCGACGCCTATGATGCGTTGCAGACCATTCGCAAGGCCAGGACCGATGCCGAGATTCCTGCCGAGGCACGCCTGCGCTTTGAGAACAATGGCGCCAATCTTGGCTATGCCCTGCTGCTGATGCGCTATGTGGATGACCCGCGCAAGGCGACCGAAGCGCAGATCCACCAGGCGGCAATGGATACCGTGCCGCCTGTGGGGCCGCTGTTCTGGACCTTCCGCATCATGGTGGCTCTGGGCATGTTCTTCATCGTGCTGACCGGCACCTTCTTCTGGCTGGCTGCACGCCACAGACTGGATGCCTACCCCTGGCTGCTCAAGGTCGCAGTGTTCTCGATTCCGCTGCCCTGGATTGCCGCCGAATGCGGCTGGGTGGTGGCCGAGCTGGGTCGCCAGCCCTGGATCATCGAGGGCGTGCTGCCCACGGCCATGGCGGTTTCCAATCTGGGCGCGAAGACGTTGTTGCTGACCATTGCCGGTTTCGTGCTGATCTATACCGTGCTGCTGGTTATCGAGCTCAAGCTGATGGTCAAGGCCATCAAGAAGGGCCCCGAGCATGAGAGCGAACCCCACCTCAGCCTCTACGAACCCATGATCAAGAAGCTGGCACGCGGCCAAAGCTGA
- a CDS encoding amino acid ABC transporter ATP-binding/permease protein, producing the protein MKTRDISMREMLKLLGQMAPRNLWLGGAALAALTVLMGMALLGLSGWFITATALAGLVPATALVFDVFMPSAGIRLLAVGRTGARYAERLVTHDATLAVLAALRQRLFLSWARPQAARLLLQRPARLLQRLTSDVDALDNLYLRLLVPAVAALGAALLAALAYGFMRWWLGFLALAWLLSTGWGIALWHGLRSRKAVVRRAMALEAMRAQTVDLVAGQTELLMAGQLPAQVQQVLHSDARSALADERLYQSEAAAALAYGAVSAVTLSASVLLMAWLMEQGRIDAPVAALGILLALSAMEPFAALRRGAEQAGRTWLALRRLAPPLAAKVEAAESLQQPMQKLVVSLQAVRLRQLGPIDLNVRQGERVALIGSSGAGKTSLLHLMAGELQPDEGVVQARSCSWMTQRTELFQDSLRNNLRLADAKADDEQLWDVLQAAGLRSDVMALPQGLDTMLGEGGLGLSGGQSRRLALARLLLSPDRCWLLDEVTEGLDAVTAADVLKRLEQAAESGARTLIFATHWQREASLADRIVYLQAGQVKAQALRGTPEFEQLMARLRPDALSAVAPQSICFSD; encoded by the coding sequence ATGAAGACACGGGACATCTCAATGCGCGAAATGCTGAAGCTGCTGGGCCAGATGGCACCGCGCAATCTCTGGCTGGGCGGTGCTGCCCTGGCTGCGCTCACGGTGCTGATGGGCATGGCATTGCTGGGCCTGTCGGGCTGGTTCATCACGGCCACGGCCCTGGCCGGGTTGGTGCCTGCTACGGCCCTGGTGTTCGATGTGTTCATGCCGTCGGCCGGCATTCGCCTGCTGGCTGTGGGCCGCACCGGTGCCCGCTATGCCGAGCGCCTGGTGACCCACGATGCCACGCTGGCCGTGCTGGCCGCTTTGCGCCAGAGACTGTTCCTGAGCTGGGCTCGACCGCAGGCTGCCCGCCTGCTGCTGCAGCGCCCGGCAAGGCTGTTGCAGCGTCTGACCTCCGATGTGGATGCCCTGGACAATCTTTATCTGCGCCTGCTGGTGCCGGCCGTAGCGGCGCTGGGCGCGGCCTTGCTGGCGGCTCTGGCCTACGGATTCATGCGCTGGTGGCTGGGCTTTTTGGCCCTGGCATGGCTGTTGTCAACCGGCTGGGGTATTGCCCTGTGGCATGGTCTGCGCAGCCGCAAGGCTGTCGTACGCCGTGCCATGGCACTGGAGGCCATGCGTGCCCAGACCGTGGATCTGGTTGCCGGCCAGACCGAGCTGCTGATGGCGGGCCAGTTGCCTGCCCAGGTGCAACAGGTGCTGCACAGTGATGCGCGCAGCGCCCTGGCTGATGAGCGGCTTTATCAATCCGAAGCGGCCGCTGCCCTGGCTTATGGTGCGGTGTCTGCCGTTACCTTGAGCGCATCCGTGCTGCTGATGGCCTGGTTGATGGAGCAGGGCCGCATCGACGCGCCGGTTGCTGCGCTGGGTATTTTGCTGGCACTGTCGGCAATGGAGCCTTTTGCCGCTCTGCGCAGAGGGGCAGAGCAGGCCGGGCGTACCTGGCTGGCGCTGCGCAGGCTGGCTCCGCCGCTGGCGGCCAAGGTCGAAGCGGCAGAGAGCCTGCAGCAGCCCATGCAGAAGCTGGTCGTCAGCCTGCAGGCTGTCCGGCTTCGTCAATTGGGGCCGATAGACCTGAATGTGCGCCAGGGCGAGCGCGTGGCGCTGATCGGCAGCAGCGGTGCAGGCAAGACCAGCTTGCTGCATTTGATGGCGGGTGAGCTGCAGCCGGACGAAGGTGTGGTTCAGGCCCGCAGCTGCAGCTGGATGACACAGCGAACCGAGCTTTTTCAGGACAGCCTGCGCAACAACCTGAGGCTTGCCGATGCCAAGGCCGACGATGAGCAATTGTGGGACGTCCTGCAGGCTGCGGGTCTCAGAAGCGACGTCATGGCCCTGCCACAGGGGCTTGACACCATGCTGGGTGAAGGCGGCCTGGGTCTGTCCGGAGGCCAGTCGCGCCGGCTGGCACTGGCCAGGCTGCTGCTGAGCCCCGACCGTTGCTGGCTGCTCGATGAGGTGACCGAGGGGCTGGATGCCGTCACTGCTGCCGATGTGCTGAAGCGGTTGGAGCAGGCAGCTGAGAGCGGCGCGCGAACGCTGATTTTTGCCACGCATTGGCAGCGTGAGGCGAGCCTTGCCGATCGCATTGTGTATCTGCAGGCAGGACAGGTGAAAGCGCAGGCCCTGCGCGGGACCCCTGAGTTCGAGCAGCTGATGGCAAGGCTGCGGCCCGATGCGCTGAGTGCTGTGGCACCGCAGTCCATATGTTTTTCCGATTGA